A stretch of Zonotrichia leucophrys gambelii isolate GWCS_2022_RI chromosome 19, RI_Zleu_2.0, whole genome shotgun sequence DNA encodes these proteins:
- the FZD9 gene encoding frizzled-9: MAAARLRVALWVLWHFGVGGRGLELAGLEGPRGRAARCQPVDIPMCRGIGYNLTRMPNLLGHESQREAALKLHEFAPLVEYGCHVHLRFFLCSLYAPMCTDQVSASIPACRPMCEQARHKCVPIMEQFNFGWPESLDCGRLPTKNDPNALCMEAPENASAAEPHKGQGMLPVAPRPWPPGTATEGRGPNGLGACDNPEKFQYVEKSLSCAPRCSPGVDVYWSREDKDFAFIWMAVWSTLCFVSTAFTVLTFLLDPHRFQYPERPIIFLSMCYNVYSVAFIIRSVAGAENIACDRENGELYIIQEGLESTGCTIVFLILYYFGMASSLWWVVLTLTWFLAAGKKWGHEAIEAHSSYFHMAAWGIPAMKTIVILTMRKVAGDELTGLCYVGSMDVSALTGFVLIPLSCYLVIGTSFILTGFVALFHIRKIMKTGGTNTEKLEKLMVKIGVFSILYTVPATCVIVCYFYERLNVDYWMLRALEHGCLRLPGRRATDCSLEASVPTVAVFMLKIFMSLVVGITSGVWVWSSKTLQTWQSLCNRRLGMRTRSKPCSGVSCGGGHCHYKAPTVMLHMTKTDPYLDNPTHV; this comes from the coding sequence ATGGCGGCGGCACGACTGCGGGTGGCCCTCTGGGTGCTGTGGCATTTTGGAGTGGGCGGTCGCGGGTTGGAGCTGGCGGGACTGGAGGGCCCGCGGGGGCGCGCGGCGCGGTGCCAGCCTGTGGACATCCCGATGTGCCGGGGGATCGGGTACAACCTGACCCGCATGCCCAACCTGCTGGGGCACGAGAGCCAGCGGGAGGCCGCCCTGAAACTGCACGAATTCGCCCCGCTGGTGGAGTACGGCTGCCACGTTCACCTGCGcttcttcctctgctccctctACGCACCCATGTGCACCGATCAGGTGAGCGccagcatccctgcctgccgCCCCATGTGTGAGCAGGCCCGCCACAAGTGTGTCCCCATCATGGAACAGTTCAATTTCGGCTGGCCTGAGTCACTTGACTGTGGCAGGTTGCCCACCAAGAATGACCCCAATGCCCTCTGCATGGAGGCCCCTGAAAATGCCTCAGCTGCTGAGCCGCACAAGGGACAGGGGATGCTGCCTGTGGCCCCCCGGCCCTGGCCACCTGGTACCGCTACTGAGGGACGGGGACCCAATGGGCTGGGAGCTTGCGACAATCCTGAGAAGTTCCAGTACGTGGAGAAGAGCCTCTCGTGTGCACCCAGGTGCTCCCCCGGGGTGGATGTGTACTGGTCCCGGGAGGACAAGGACTTCGCCTTCATTTGGATGGCTGTCTGGTCCACCCTCTGCTTTGTCTCCACTGCCTTCACCGTCCTTACTTTTCTGCTTGACCCCCATCGCTTCCAGTATCCTGAGAGGCCCATCATTTTCCTCTCCATGTGCTACAACGTCTACTCTGTGGCCTTCATCATCCGCTCTGTGGCTGGAGCTGAGAACATTGCCTGTGACCGGGAGAACGGTGAGCTCTACATCAtacaggaggggctggagagcacAGGCTGCACCATTGTCTTCCTCATCCTCTACTATTTCGGCATGGCTAGCTCTCTCTGGTGGGTTGTGCTCACTCTCACCTggttcctggctgctgggaagaAGTGGGGACATGAGGCCATCGAGGCCCACAGCAGCTACTTCCACATGGCTGCCTGGGGCATCCCAGCCATGAAGACCATTGTCATCCTCACCATGCGGAAGGTGGCAGGGGATGAGCTCACGGGGCTGTGCTATGTGGGGAGCATGGACGTCAGTGCCCTGACTGGCTTTGTCCTCATCCCCCTCTCCTGCTACCTGGTCATTGGCACCTCCTTCATCCTCACTGGCTTCGTTGCCTTATTCCACATCCGGAAGATCATGAAGACGGGTGGCACCAACACAGAGAAGCTGGAGAAGCTGATGGTGAAGATTGGGGTCTTCTCCATCCTCTACACTGTCCCGGCCACCTGTGTCATTGTCTGCTACTTCTACGAGCGCCTGAATGTGGATTACTGGATGCTGCGGGCACTGGAGCATGGCTGCCTACGCCTGCCTGGCCGCCGTGCCACCGACTGCTCCCTTGAGGCCTCGGTGCCCACTGTGGCTGTCTTCATGCTAAAGATTTTCATGTCACTGGTGGTGGGCATCACCAGCGGGGTGTGGGTGTGGAGCTCTAAAACGCTGCAGACCTGGCAGAGCCTGTGCAACAGGCGGCTGGGCATGAGGACGCGGAGCAAGCCCTGCAGTGGGGTCAGCTGTGGTGGGGGACACTGCCACTACAAAGCCCCTACAGTCATGCTGCACATGACCAAGACAGACCCGTACCTGGACAACCCGACTCACGTCTAG